Part of the Deltaproteobacteria bacterium genome, GGAGGCGGTGCTGGCGAGGGTCACTGCCGGCCTTTCCCCTTCCTTCAGCCATAGGGAGAGGCGGGCTCTCCTGGAGGAGATCTCCAGAGCAAAGCAAAACCTCCGGACCCCAGAGACCTTCGAGGAACAGGATCCCGATTTTGCGCGGCTCTATCGCCTCTATGAGCAGGCCCTCCGGGGATCGAACATGGTCGACCTCGATGATCTGATCGCTCGGCCCGTACGGCTGCTGGAAGAAGATGGGGAGGCCTTGGGTCGCCTCCGGGAAAGATACCGTTTCGTCTCGATCGATGAATACCAGGACATAAACTATGCCCAGTACAGGCTGGTTCGCCTGCTCTCTCCGCGAGGGGAAAACCTCTGTGCAATCGGCGATCCCCATCAGGCGATCTACGGGTTTCGCGGGGCCGACAGCAGGTATTTTCTCCGTTTCAAGGAGGACTACCCTGAGGCAGAGATCATCCGGCTTGAGCAGAACTTCCGCAGTTCAGAGACGATCCTTCAGGCCTCCTCGGTGCTCCTCAACCAGGGCCCCGATCCTCTCGGGATCCGCCTCTGGTCGGGAATTTCAGGAGAGAGTTTTCTCTCCATGCTCGAATCTCCCACAGACAGAGCCGAAGCCGAGTCGATCGTCCACACTATCGAGGAGTTGCTCGGCGGGACGAGTCATTTCTCTCTCGACAGCGGCAGGGTGGAGACGTCGGATGACCGGAGGACGAGGAGTTTCTCGGATTTTGCCGTCCTCTACCGCTTCCACTTCCAGGGGGAGGTGCTGGAGGAGGCCTTTGAACGGTCCGGCATCCCCTTCTGCCGGGTGGGCGGTGAGGCTCTGAGCAGAAACGAGGAGGTGAGAAAGGTTCTCCAGGTCCTGCGGGAGCACTGCGAGGAGGGCGACTCTCTTCACCCGGAGGGGGATCGATCAAGAGACCTTTTCGGAGAAAAGGCGGGGGATCTTACGTCCGCAGGCCGGGTGATCCGGAGGGTCATCGATTCTCTCGGGTTCGATCCGGACCAGCCCGGGCTTGATAGCCTGGTCCGCCTGGCTGACGGTTGGGGCGGGGAGCCTGCCGAATTCCCGGCCATGGCTGCCCTACACAAGGATCTGGATACCGTTGACCCCAGAGCCGAGAAGGTTCGGCTCATGACACTCCATGCTGCCAAGGGGCTGGAATTTCCTGTCGTATTCATCGCCGGATGCGAGGCAGGGTTGTTGCCCTATAGACCGGAGGGGTGGCCGTGTCCGCCGATAGAGGAGGAGAGGCGTCTCTTCTACGTGGGGCTCACCCGGGCCAGGGAGAAGGTTATTCTAAGCCGCGCCCGGAAAAGAAGGTTCTTCGGGAGAACGCGGGTGCAGGCCCCCTCTCCGTTCCTCAGAGAGATCGAGGAGTATGTGAGGCGGATGTCCTCGGGGCTTCAGAAACGCCCCTCGAAGACACAGCAGATCCAGTTGAAACTCTTCTAGTGCGCCTGGAGATAAGACAGGGTGAGAGATTTGTGGTTTTTCAGGCCCGGGGGTGAACCTTCTCGAGTGCTTTTGAATCCCCAGGGTGCAGGAAGAATTTGTGAAAACGGTTTCAATTTTCAGAGATTTTCAAGGCAATTTGCGCCAAATCCTGGCATAGCCGCGGCTAACCGCTTCAGGGTTTATGAAAACGTTTTCACCACCGTTTGACACGACAGCTCTGTTTCTGATAGAAACCTCAAGACGACAAGCCCATGCTACAAGGAAAGGAGGGAGACAGAGCAACTCACCAAGCGGAATTTTGCGCACATACCACCAACAGACCCAAAGGAGGGAAGAGCATGAAAAAAATCAATCGAAGGGATTTTCTCAAGGTTGCAGGAGCAGGAGCAGTGGCGCTCTCCGCCCCCCATATCTGGATCAAAGGGGCACGGGCTCAGGGGTACGCCGGCATCAAGTGGCAGCCCTCTACTGAAGATCTCAAGAAATGGCGTCAATTCGAGGGAGAGACCGTGTACATCCTCACAGAGAATACCCCGCCTTCCATCGGGATCCGCGGGGCCAAAGATGACTTTACCAAGCTCACGGGGATGCGTGCCGAGTTCACCCTCGAGGTCATGGATTCCTTGAAGGAGAAGATCTTCTTGGATTTGCGAGGGGGCAGCCCGAAGTTTCATGTCAATTACGCTCAACCCAGGCCCATCGGCTGCGTCATCTCCGAGTACTGGGCTCCTGTGAACAAGTTCATCGATGTGAAGACGGGCAAGTCTCTCATGCCCGATCTGCCCGATGTTCCCGATGTTCCAAAACGCCTTCATGATGCTTTCATGCCTCTCCATCCGGAACAGGGCTGCATGTACTACAGTACGGATGAATGGTACGGCCTACCCTATGACACGGCCATGGGCGTCCTGTTCTTCCGGAAGGACCTCGTTGAGAAGTACGGCAAGAAGTTCGAAGACAAGTACGGCAAGTCCATGAAACCGAATGCCGATACGACCTGGGATGACCTTTACGTCATAGCCGACTTCATCAACAAAAACTGCAAGGAAGTCGACTCAGGACTCGGCTTCCACATGGCTCAGAATTGGCCCATCAATCAGGACTATACTTCCTTTCTGCTCAGTTGGGGAGTCCAGAAGGAAGGATTCGCTGAAATCGAGCATTACTATGTGGGCCAAAGGAATCCCGGCCCCTACATGTCCGATCCCAAGGACTACCAAAAGGCGATTGAGGTCTTGGAATATATGAAGAAGCTGCAGGATGTGATTCATCCGGACAGCAAGATTTGGGATTGGGGCGGTCTCGGCACCGCACACGCGACGGGCAAAATAGCGATGCAGATGAATTGCGGCGAATTCTGCCCGTATGTGGAAGATCCCAGCGAATCCGTCATCGCGGGGAAGTGTGGATATTCGGTCGTACCGAAGGGTCCTGCAGGCATCAACGCATACGAGGTCGGGGCTTCCGGCTTGGCCATTCCGGCGGCTCTGCCGCTTAAGGAACAGAAGAAGGCATGGCTTTTCATAATGTGGGCCACAGGTCCTGTGGGGCAGTGGGAGGCCTTTACCAAGTACTACGGGACCCCGGTCAGGAGATCAGCCTATGACGAGGCTCGAAGCCGGGGGTGGCTGGAAGAGGATTCCACCTTCAGAAAGGCCCAGCACCTCAGGATCCAGGATATTCAGATGAGGGACCACCTCGATGGGTTCTGCCTGGGCCCCAAGATTCCGACCTATTCCCAGTATCTGGAGATTGTGGGGAGTGAGCTGTCGAAATGGGTCGCAGGAGTGACATCCACCTCGAAGAAGTGTCTGGACAACATGATAAAGAGACTGAACAGGCTCCACAAGGTCTAGGTGCACAAACCCCAGCCTTGTAAGTTGACTTTTTCGAAGGTCGATGGGGAGCTTTCGGGCATGAATGGAGGAGAAGAGCCGGACCGGTCTCTTCTTCTCCTCTTCATGTCTCCTCCGAGAGGGGGAGCTCGGGTATATGCCAAGAAAAGATTGTACGGGGGAGACTGTGATGGGAAGCGGGGTAGTCGGAGTACTGGGCAATCGGCTGTCGTCGACGTACAGGGGAGTGGTGGAGGGGGTTCCATGGTACGTATGGTGGCTGGCGCCGGCGTTTATCATTCTGGCCGTGATCACGATATTCCCCTTCTTCTGGCTTATTCACATGTCGTTTATGAAGATCCAGCTCGCCCCGGGCAAGCCGAATATTTTTGTCGGGTTCACCAATTGGATAGAGATGTTTTGGGACCCCTCGGTTCCTCAGGGCTGGAGCCTCCTGGGGCGATACGTCGGTGTATCGATGCTTCTTCAGATGGGACTGGGTATCGGAATCGCTCTGCTGATAAACAACATGAAGGGCGAGGGATTCCTGTCCACTGTCTTCTTGATTCCCATGATGGTTGCTCCTGTCGTGGTGGGACACCTCTGGAATCTCCTGTTCCATTCTTCCTACGGGATCTATTCATGGCTCTTGAAAACGCTGGGTATCTATGCAAAGGGGAGTCTCTTGAGCGATCCAAAGACCGCCCTTTGGGCGATCGTGGCGATGGATACTTGGGAATGGACTCCTCTGGTGATGCTCATCGTGCTTGCGGGATTGAAGAGTGTCCCCCGTGACACGATCGAGGCTGCACACATGGACGGTTCGAACAGGCTCCAGACTTTTTTCAACGTGACGCTCCCCTACATAACCCCGGCCATTGTGATCGCATTTCTGCTGAGATTCATGGACAACATGCGTTTTATCGACAAGATATTGATAACCACCAAGGGTGGTCCTGCGGATGCTACAAAGACCCTCCCGATGTATCTATTCTTGAAGACTTTCAGACAGTTCGAAATCGGACCGGCTTCGGCCATCGGGTTCACACTTCTGTTCGTCATTATCATTTGCGGTATCATCGTGACTCTTACGCTGCTAAAGGAAGGAGAGGCCGAATAAATGGATTCCCGGATCGGAAAGACTCTCAAAATAATCGCAGTAGGATTGTTCTTCATCTGGACCGTTGTTCCGGTGATTTTTCTCGTCGCTTCGTCTTTCAAGGCCACGGGTGACATATTCGACCTGCCCAAACCCGGTGACTGGGTCGGGATATTCAAACTGCTTTTTGTCTTCAAGGCATCCCTGACTCAATTTCACAACATGTTCATAGAGGGACCGTTTTTCGCATACCTCCGCAACAGCCTGCTTGCTACAGGCCTGTCCGTGCTGATTTCCGTACCCCTGG contains:
- a CDS encoding extracellular solute-binding protein — translated: MKKINRRDFLKVAGAGAVALSAPHIWIKGARAQGYAGIKWQPSTEDLKKWRQFEGETVYILTENTPPSIGIRGAKDDFTKLTGMRAEFTLEVMDSLKEKIFLDLRGGSPKFHVNYAQPRPIGCVISEYWAPVNKFIDVKTGKSLMPDLPDVPDVPKRLHDAFMPLHPEQGCMYYSTDEWYGLPYDTAMGVLFFRKDLVEKYGKKFEDKYGKSMKPNADTTWDDLYVIADFINKNCKEVDSGLGFHMAQNWPINQDYTSFLLSWGVQKEGFAEIEHYYVGQRNPGPYMSDPKDYQKAIEVLEYMKKLQDVIHPDSKIWDWGGLGTAHATGKIAMQMNCGEFCPYVEDPSESVIAGKCGYSVVPKGPAGINAYEVGASGLAIPAALPLKEQKKAWLFIMWATGPVGQWEAFTKYYGTPVRRSAYDEARSRGWLEEDSTFRKAQHLRIQDIQMRDHLDGFCLGPKIPTYSQYLEIVGSELSKWVAGVTSTSKKCLDNMIKRLNRLHKV
- a CDS encoding sugar ABC transporter permease; translated protein: MPRKDCTGETVMGSGVVGVLGNRLSSTYRGVVEGVPWYVWWLAPAFIILAVITIFPFFWLIHMSFMKIQLAPGKPNIFVGFTNWIEMFWDPSVPQGWSLLGRYVGVSMLLQMGLGIGIALLINNMKGEGFLSTVFLIPMMVAPVVVGHLWNLLFHSSYGIYSWLLKTLGIYAKGSLLSDPKTALWAIVAMDTWEWTPLVMLIVLAGLKSVPRDTIEAAHMDGSNRLQTFFNVTLPYITPAIVIAFLLRFMDNMRFIDKILITTKGGPADATKTLPMYLFLKTFRQFEIGPASAIGFTLLFVIIICGIIVTLTLLKEGEAE